In a single window of the Flavobacterium sp. W4I14 genome:
- a CDS encoding hypothetical protein (product_source=Hypo-rule applied; ko=KO:K21574; pfam=PF10566,PF14508,PF14509; superfamily=49562,51445; transmembrane_helix_parts=Inside_1_12,TMhelix_13_32,Outside_33_714) produces the protein MNKKPNQSFNRSGVLTLICTLLFFVNVFGNVPEKDLKSPDGNLVASFALAEGGVPTYSLKYKGKDVIKTSKLGLELKDGKSLMKGFTITDIKTSTFNETWKPVWGEVKEIVNHYNELAVTLTQKETNRYIIVRLRLFNDGLGFRYEFPEQKNLDYFVIKEEKTQFALAGDHKAFWLPGDYDTQEYSTVTSNLSEVRSKMKAAVTPNASQTTFSPTGLQTPLMMKSKDGLYINIHEAALINYSLMSLNLDDKNMILESWLTPDAVGDKGYLQAPCLSPWRTIIVSDKAGDILTSKLTYNLNEPTKFKDISWIKPTKYVGVWWEMITGKSTWAYNDLTSVQLGVTDYAKTKPNGKHAANTAHVKEYIDFAAKNGLDAVLVEGWNEGWEDWFGKTKDYVFDFVTPYPDFDVKELHRYAASKGIKMIMHHETSSSVRNYERHLDTAYKFMKANGYDAVKSGYVGNIIPRGEHHYGQWLNNHYLYAIQKAAEYKIMVNAHEAVRPTGLARTYPNLIGNESARGTEYEAFGGNNADHTTILPFTRLIGGPMDYTPGIFETKVSAYNPENTSFVHSTLARQLALYVTMYSPLQMAADLPETYNKYMDAFQFIKDVAVDWDDTKVLEAEPGDYITFARKAKGKNNWFVGRTNDEVARTSKIDFSFLDPGKKYAATIYADAKDAHYETNPKAYTIRKMEVTNKTKLAQYCAPGGGYAISIMAK, from the coding sequence AAGTACAAAGGAAAAGACGTTATTAAAACCAGCAAGCTGGGGCTTGAACTTAAAGATGGTAAATCTTTAATGAAAGGTTTTACCATAACCGATATTAAAACCAGTACTTTTAACGAAACCTGGAAACCGGTTTGGGGCGAAGTAAAAGAAATTGTAAATCATTACAACGAACTGGCGGTAACTTTAACGCAAAAAGAAACTAACCGCTATATTATTGTGAGGTTACGTTTGTTTAACGATGGTTTGGGTTTTAGATATGAATTTCCTGAACAAAAAAACTTAGATTATTTCGTAATTAAAGAAGAGAAAACCCAGTTTGCCTTAGCTGGCGATCATAAAGCATTTTGGCTTCCTGGCGATTATGATACACAGGAATACAGTACGGTAACTTCAAACTTATCAGAAGTACGCAGTAAAATGAAAGCTGCGGTTACACCAAATGCGTCGCAAACTACTTTCTCACCAACAGGTTTACAAACGCCTTTAATGATGAAGAGTAAAGATGGTTTGTACATCAATATCCATGAAGCGGCATTGATCAACTATTCGCTAATGTCGTTAAATCTCGACGATAAAAACATGATTTTAGAATCGTGGCTAACGCCAGATGCAGTTGGTGATAAAGGTTATTTGCAGGCACCCTGTTTATCGCCCTGGAGAACCATTATTGTGAGTGATAAAGCAGGTGACATTTTAACCTCAAAGCTAACCTATAACTTAAACGAGCCAACAAAATTTAAAGATATATCGTGGATAAAACCAACCAAGTACGTAGGTGTTTGGTGGGAAATGATTACAGGTAAAAGTACCTGGGCCTATAATGATTTAACCAGTGTGCAATTGGGTGTAACCGATTATGCCAAAACAAAACCCAATGGGAAACATGCTGCAAATACCGCACATGTAAAAGAATACATTGATTTTGCTGCTAAAAACGGATTAGATGCTGTTTTGGTTGAAGGCTGGAACGAAGGCTGGGAGGATTGGTTTGGTAAAACAAAAGATTATGTATTTGATTTTGTAACTCCCTATCCGGATTTCGATGTAAAAGAATTACACCGTTACGCCGCAAGTAAAGGTATTAAAATGATTATGCACCATGAAACTTCTTCATCGGTACGTAATTATGAACGCCATTTAGATACTGCTTATAAATTTATGAAAGCCAATGGTTACGATGCCGTTAAAAGCGGTTATGTAGGCAACATAATCCCTAGGGGAGAACATCATTATGGCCAATGGTTAAACAATCATTACCTGTATGCCATCCAAAAAGCAGCAGAATATAAAATTATGGTGAATGCACATGAGGCTGTTCGCCCAACAGGCCTGGCGCGTACTTATCCGAACTTAATCGGAAACGAATCGGCAAGGGGGACAGAATACGAAGCTTTTGGCGGCAACAATGCCGATCATACTACCATTTTGCCCTTTACACGTTTAATAGGTGGGCCAATGGATTATACCCCTGGTATTTTTGAAACTAAAGTAAGTGCCTATAATCCCGAAAACACCTCTTTTGTACACAGCACCTTAGCCCGTCAGTTGGCACTTTATGTTACCATGTATAGTCCGCTGCAAATGGCCGCCGATTTGCCTGAAACGTATAACAAGTACATGGATGCTTTCCAGTTTATTAAAGATGTGGCAGTAGATTGGGACGATACCAAAGTTTTAGAAGCAGAACCAGGCGATTATATCACTTTTGCGCGTAAAGCGAAAGGTAAAAACAACTGGTTTGTTGGCCGAACCAATGATGAGGTGGCCCGAACATCTAAAATCGATTTTAGCTTTTTGGATCCTGGGAAAAAATATGCTGCAACCATTTATGCCGATGCAAAAGATGCCCACTACGAAACCAATCCTAAAGCCTATACCATTCGCAAAATGGAGGTAACCAATAAAACTAAATTAGCTCAATATTGTGCACCAGGTGGAGGGTACGCGATTAGTATTATGGCGAAATAA
- a CDS encoding acyl-CoA hydrolase (product_source=COG1607; cath_funfam=3.10.129.10; cog=COG1607; pfam=PF03061; superfamily=54637): MPRTKNHIELQFLSEPSDVNYGGKVHGGMMMKWIDQAAFACALQWSQTYCVTVYVGGIRFFHPVHIGHLVKMEARIIYTGKTSMHIAVDAFSKPVGQADFVKNTHCIIVFVAVDDDGQPKAIPAFKPKTEKEIAMHGYAIKLMELRKSIDKEMEPYIV, from the coding sequence ATGCCCAGAACCAAAAACCATATCGAACTTCAATTTTTAAGCGAACCCTCTGATGTTAATTATGGAGGTAAGGTACACGGGGGGATGATGATGAAATGGATTGATCAGGCTGCTTTTGCCTGTGCTTTACAATGGAGCCAGACTTATTGTGTAACGGTTTATGTTGGGGGGATCCGTTTTTTTCATCCTGTTCATATCGGGCACCTGGTTAAAATGGAAGCACGCATTATTTATACGGGTAAAACCAGTATGCATATTGCCGTTGATGCTTTTTCGAAACCTGTTGGGCAGGCCGATTTTGTTAAAAATACTCACTGTATTATTGTTTTTGTTGCGGTAGACGACGATGGACAACCAAAAGCGATCCCAGCCTTTAAGCCAAAAACCGAAAAAGAAATTGCCATGCATGGCTACGCCATTAAATTAATGGAACTGCGTAAAAGCATTGATAAGGAAATGGAGCCTTATATTGTGTAG
- a CDS encoding signal transduction histidine kinase (product_source=COG0642; cath_funfam=1.10.287.130,3.30.450.20,3.30.565.10; cog=COG0642; pfam=PF00512,PF00989,PF02518; smart=SM00091,SM00387,SM00388; superfamily=55785,55874), producing the protein MNGKTATYLKLKSEKSRIEAIIAQMQDAIIGLNEKGEVLFLNHLAAKLMSLDEDKVIGQNVAELMQKNELLKRIIKPETNDNTLKIYADDKESYFLLENREIIIPNYEEQDENTLIASSKSAGSVYTLKNITQFKELDEAKTNFIATVSHELKTPLSSIKMSLKLLNDERVGAMNEEQHELLNHIKEDSDRLLKITSELLDLSQVETGNLKLTLAITKPEEIVSYAVDAVKFQAEQKSIQLVLNCSQNLPDVNADIQKTAWVLVNFLSNALRYSSEKSKVIIDVFKKDKFIEFSVRDFGKGIDEKYQKRLFDRYFQVPTDGQNKSGSGLGLAISKDFIEAENGKIWVVSAIGEGSKFCFSLPVVE; encoded by the coding sequence ATGAATGGGAAAACAGCAACTTATCTAAAATTAAAATCTGAAAAATCGCGTATTGAGGCCATTATTGCACAAATGCAGGATGCCATAATCGGCCTAAATGAAAAGGGAGAAGTACTCTTTCTAAATCATCTGGCTGCAAAATTGATGAGTCTGGATGAAGATAAGGTTATTGGCCAAAACGTGGCAGAACTGATGCAGAAGAACGAGCTGCTTAAACGGATCATTAAACCCGAAACCAATGATAATACCCTGAAAATTTATGCTGATGATAAAGAATCTTATTTCCTGTTGGAAAACCGCGAAATCATTATCCCAAATTATGAAGAGCAGGATGAAAACACTTTAATTGCCTCGTCTAAATCTGCTGGAAGCGTTTACACATTAAAAAATATTACGCAGTTTAAGGAGCTCGATGAAGCCAAAACAAATTTTATCGCTACAGTTTCGCACGAGTTAAAAACACCACTATCATCTATCAAAATGAGCTTGAAATTGCTAAACGATGAGCGTGTGGGGGCCATGAACGAAGAACAGCATGAGCTGCTCAACCACATCAAAGAAGATAGCGACAGACTACTAAAAATCACCAGCGAACTTTTAGATCTTTCGCAGGTAGAAACCGGTAATTTAAAACTCACTCTTGCCATAACCAAACCTGAAGAAATTGTAAGTTATGCAGTTGATGCCGTTAAATTTCAGGCTGAACAAAAATCGATTCAACTGGTACTTAACTGCAGTCAGAACTTGCCGGATGTGAATGCCGATATCCAGAAAACAGCTTGGGTACTGGTTAACTTTTTATCGAATGCATTGCGGTACAGTTCAGAAAAATCGAAGGTAATCATCGATGTTTTCAAAAAAGACAAGTTTATCGAATTCTCTGTACGCGATTTTGGAAAAGGTATTGACGAAAAATACCAGAAAAGATTATTCGACAGGTATTTCCAGGTACCGACCGATGGACAGAATAAATCGGGCTCTGGCTTAGGCCTTGCCATTTCTAAAGATTTTATTGAAGCCGAAAACGGAAAAATATGGGTGGTAAGCGCCATTGGCGAAGGCAGTAAGTTTTGTTTCAGCTTGCCAGTTGTGGAGTAG
- a CDS encoding nitrate/nitrite-specific signal transduction histidine kinase (product_source=COG3850; cog=COG3850; pfam=PF00672,PF12729; smart=SM00304; superfamily=158472; transmembrane_helix_parts=Inside_1_6,TMhelix_7_29,Outside_30_149,TMhelix_150_172,Inside_173_231), with protein MKIKTKLRLGFGFLFILVLSFGLIALFFLNELSDKSKVILKDNYKSLNYVAAMRNVIDQNQFPLSSTQLAVFKENLKNEGLNITEPGEKVAFQKLETAFNMLKGQQPLTIKENSIKNLRVALQNIEQVNMKAIYDKNELANETSSRANLYIMIAATLSFIILFTFIVNFPGFVANPLAEFSAAIKQISRKNYKQRLHFENEDEFTELADSFNGMVVKLNEWENSNLSKIKI; from the coding sequence ATGAAAATAAAAACCAAGCTCCGCCTCGGATTCGGGTTTCTCTTTATACTTGTTTTATCCTTCGGATTAATCGCGCTCTTTTTCTTAAACGAGCTTTCCGATAAATCGAAGGTAATCCTTAAAGACAACTACAAATCGTTGAATTATGTTGCTGCAATGCGCAATGTAATCGATCAGAACCAATTTCCATTAAGCAGTACTCAACTGGCTGTATTTAAGGAAAACTTAAAAAACGAAGGGTTAAACATTACCGAACCTGGCGAAAAAGTGGCTTTCCAGAAATTGGAAACGGCTTTTAACATGCTAAAAGGCCAACAACCGTTAACCATTAAAGAAAATAGCATTAAAAATTTGCGCGTTGCGCTGCAAAATATCGAACAGGTAAATATGAAGGCCATTTATGATAAAAATGAATTGGCTAACGAAACCTCATCAAGGGCGAACCTTTACATCATGATTGCCGCTACCTTGAGTTTTATTATCCTCTTTACATTCATTGTAAACTTTCCAGGTTTTGTGGCGAACCCTCTTGCCGAATTTAGTGCTGCGATTAAACAGATCAGTCGTAAAAATTATAAACAGCGCCTGCATTTCGAAAACGAAGATGAGTTTACAGAACTGGCAGATTCCTTTAACGGAATGGTGGTTAAACTTAATGAATGGGAAAACAGCAACTTATCTAAAATTAAAATCTGA
- a CDS encoding chromate reductase (product_source=KO:K19784; cath_funfam=3.40.50.360; cog=COG0431; ko=KO:K19784; pfam=PF03358; superfamily=52218) — MITIIAATNRPNSNTLKVAKYYQRQLKEKGADASLFSLEHLPIDVLNTDMYGKRSEAFQEIQNMINNTEKFLFVMPEYNGSYPGVLKVLIDACNFPDSFYDKKAALVGISSGKYGNIRGVDHFTGVCHYIHLHILPLRLHIPNIKTELDAEGNFNHPDTIKFTNEQIEKFIKF, encoded by the coding sequence ATGATCACAATTATAGCCGCTACCAACAGGCCCAATAGCAATACGCTAAAAGTTGCTAAATATTACCAAAGGCAACTAAAAGAAAAAGGAGCTGATGCCAGTTTGTTCAGCCTGGAGCACCTGCCTATAGATGTTTTGAATACGGATATGTATGGCAAACGATCAGAAGCTTTTCAGGAAATCCAGAACATGATCAATAACACCGAAAAGTTTTTATTTGTCATGCCAGAGTACAATGGAAGCTACCCAGGTGTACTAAAAGTATTAATAGATGCCTGTAATTTCCCTGATAGTTTTTATGATAAAAAGGCTGCTTTAGTCGGCATTTCTTCTGGCAAATATGGTAATATCCGTGGTGTAGATCATTTCACTGGCGTTTGTCATTATATTCATCTGCATATTTTACCCTTACGTTTGCACATTCCTAATATTAAAACAGAGTTAGATGCAGAGGGTAATTTCAATCATCCGGATACCATCAAGTTTACCAACGAGCAGATAGAAAAGTTTATCAAATTCTAA
- a CDS encoding chromosome partitioning protein (product_source=KO:K03496; cath_funfam=3.40.50.300; cog=COG1192; ko=KO:K03496; pfam=PF13614; smart=SM00382; superfamily=52540), which yields MSKIIALANQKGGVGKTTSSINLAASLAVLEYKTLLVDADPQANSTSGIGFDPRNIKDSIYECIINDIDPLQAIQKTDTPNLDLLPAHIDLVGAEIEMINLNNREYKMKAVLEKIKDQYDFIIIDCSPSLGLITINALTAADSVIIPVQCEYFALEGLGKLLNTIKIVQNRLNPDLEIEGILLTMYDVRLRLSNQVVEEVKTHFHELVFDTIIQRNTRLSEAPSYGVSVIMHDANCKGAINYLNLAREIVKKNGLLKEEENIGTATL from the coding sequence ATGAGCAAAATTATTGCATTAGCAAATCAAAAAGGTGGTGTTGGTAAAACAACTTCATCTATAAACCTGGCTGCGAGTTTGGCCGTATTAGAATACAAAACTTTACTGGTTGATGCTGATCCTCAGGCAAATTCGACTTCAGGTATCGGTTTCGATCCCCGGAATATTAAAGATAGTATTTATGAGTGTATCATTAATGATATCGATCCTTTACAGGCCATCCAAAAAACGGATACACCAAATTTAGATTTGCTGCCTGCCCACATCGATCTGGTTGGTGCAGAAATCGAGATGATTAACCTGAACAACCGCGAATACAAAATGAAAGCGGTTTTGGAGAAAATCAAAGATCAGTATGATTTTATTATCATCGATTGTTCACCATCTTTAGGCTTAATCACCATCAATGCCTTAACAGCTGCCGATTCGGTTATTATTCCTGTTCAGTGTGAGTATTTCGCGCTAGAAGGTTTAGGTAAATTATTAAATACCATCAAAATTGTTCAGAACCGTTTAAACCCTGATCTGGAAATTGAAGGTATTTTACTAACCATGTACGATGTACGTTTACGTTTATCAAACCAGGTGGTAGAAGAGGTAAAAACACATTTCCACGAACTGGTTTTCGATACCATTATTCAGCGTAATACACGTTTAAGTGAAGCGCCAAGTTATGGTGTTTCGGTAATTATGCATGATGCCAATTGCAAAGGTGCCATTAACTACCTTAACCTTGCCCGCGAAATTGTAAAGAAAAACGGCCTTTTAAAGGAAGAAGAAAACATAGGAACAGCAACTTTATAA
- a CDS encoding ParB family chromosome partitioning protein (product_source=KO:K03497; cath_funfam=1.10.260.40; cog=COG1475; ko=KO:K03497; pfam=PF02195,PF17762; smart=SM00470,SM00530; superfamily=109709; tigrfam=TIGR00180) translates to MTSFQRKTGLGRGLSALLDDSESSHPPKQQVNAVSETEQIGNISHVSLTEVETNPYQPRTEFDQVALNELADSIKIQGLIQPITVRKLGANKYQLISGERRFRASKLAGLTQIPAYIRSANDQQMLEMALIENIQRENLNAIEVALSFQRMIDEVGLKQEQLGERVGKNRTTVTNYLRLLKLPPAIQASIRDQKISMGHARALINVDGVDKQLFIHQEILEKGLSVRKVEELVRNLQHVPLKGSEKLKEKAVSFQYQKLQDDLASKFATRVKLKVSQNGKGAIEIPFMSDDDLNRILELLDW, encoded by the coding sequence ATGACATCTTTTCAGCGAAAAACAGGTTTAGGAAGAGGGTTAAGTGCGCTTTTAGATGATAGCGAATCTTCTCATCCTCCAAAACAGCAGGTAAATGCTGTGAGCGAAACCGAGCAGATTGGCAATATCAGTCACGTAAGTTTAACTGAAGTTGAAACCAATCCATACCAGCCACGTACCGAATTTGATCAGGTAGCATTAAACGAGCTTGCCGATTCGATTAAGATACAAGGTTTAATACAGCCAATTACGGTTAGAAAACTTGGCGCAAACAAATATCAGCTCATTTCTGGCGAGCGTAGGTTCAGGGCTTCGAAACTAGCTGGTTTAACACAGATTCCTGCTTACATCCGCAGTGCCAACGACCAACAGATGTTGGAAATGGCCTTGATCGAAAATATTCAGCGCGAAAATTTAAATGCTATTGAAGTGGCATTGAGTTTCCAAAGGATGATTGACGAGGTAGGCTTAAAACAAGAACAATTAGGCGAACGTGTAGGTAAAAATCGTACAACGGTTACCAATTACCTGCGTTTGTTAAAACTTCCGCCAGCCATTCAGGCTTCCATCCGCGATCAGAAAATTAGCATGGGGCATGCAAGAGCCTTAATTAATGTTGATGGTGTTGACAAACAGCTGTTTATCCACCAGGAAATTTTAGAAAAAGGATTATCCGTACGTAAGGTAGAAGAGCTTGTACGTAATCTGCAGCATGTACCTTTAAAAGGCAGCGAAAAATTGAAAGAAAAAGCGGTTTCTTTTCAGTATCAAAAATTACAGGATGATCTGGCTTCTAAATTTGCTACCCGAGTAAAGTTAAAAGTAAGTCAGAACGGTAAGGGGGCCATAGAAATTCCTTTTATGAGTGATGACGACTTAAACCGAATTTTAGAGTTATTAGACTGGTAA
- a CDS encoding hypothetical protein (product_source=Hypo-rule applied; cleavage_site_network=SignalP-noTM; pfam=PF18935; transmembrane_helix_parts=Inside_1_6,TMhelix_7_25,Outside_26_108,TMhelix_109_131,Inside_132_180,TMhelix_181_203,Outside_204_241), which produces MQKTKLLILVAAFTFFVVNLASAQVKDTVLKPADTSKIKLSKSLDTAAKKPMTRKDSMKAKYVNPGKVAGRKAVFRSMIIPGWGQLYNIQLLNDGYGTRAGKSQFFQKLYTGGKIAAIYGGITVLTMSYIESSKQYNLALTELQYRDSHNDQPDPNGPFGSRYSTTGITQRKDTYRRNKQIVLFSYGLVYFANVVDAYVAARLHFFNIDDNLSFKVMPSMINANSMYGFNATPALKLSLTF; this is translated from the coding sequence ATGCAAAAGACTAAGCTTTTAATACTGGTTGCTGCATTTACATTTTTTGTTGTAAACTTAGCCTCGGCGCAGGTTAAGGATACGGTATTAAAACCTGCTGATACTTCGAAAATCAAATTATCTAAATCGTTAGATACTGCGGCTAAAAAACCGATGACCAGAAAGGATTCGATGAAAGCCAAGTATGTTAATCCGGGTAAGGTTGCCGGTAGAAAAGCGGTTTTCAGATCGATGATTATACCAGGGTGGGGGCAATTGTACAATATACAACTGCTTAACGACGGTTACGGTACAAGAGCAGGAAAAAGCCAGTTTTTTCAAAAGCTGTACACTGGTGGTAAAATTGCAGCTATTTATGGTGGTATAACCGTACTTACCATGTCGTACATCGAAAGTAGCAAGCAATACAATTTAGCGCTAACAGAATTACAGTACCGCGACTCGCATAACGATCAGCCTGATCCTAACGGTCCTTTTGGCAGTCGTTATTCTACTACAGGCATAACCCAACGTAAAGATACCTATAGAAGAAATAAACAGATTGTATTGTTCTCTTACGGTCTGGTTTATTTCGCCAATGTAGTTGACGCCTATGTTGCAGCCCGTTTACATTTCTTCAATATTGATGATAACCTTTCTTTTAAGGTAATGCCATCTATGATTAATGCCAATTCAATGTATGGTTTCAATGCAACGCCTGCGTTAAAATTATCACTAACATTTTAA
- a CDS encoding 4-hydroxy-tetrahydrodipicolinate reductase (product_source=KO:K00215; cath_funfam=3.40.50.720; cog=COG0289; ko=KO:K00215; pfam=PF01113,PF05173; superfamily=51735; tigrfam=TIGR00036), with protein MKIALLGYGKMGQIIEKFAVERGHEIVLKITIDNQEDLTRQNLKSADVAIDFSTPDSVLKNIDACFDANVPIVVGTTGWYGKLQEVKDDCNNSNNTLLYGSNFSIGVNLFFKLNQTLAKLMNNYPAYEVQVEEIHHTQKLDAPSGTAITLAEGIVDNLDRKQEWLNEVVGTDVELFPKSEQLLIESHRIENIPGTHTVIYSSEVDEIEIKHTAHNRAGFALGAVVAAEWLKDRRGFFSITDIFE; from the coding sequence ATGAAAATTGCGCTTTTAGGATACGGTAAAATGGGGCAGATTATCGAAAAATTTGCAGTAGAACGTGGCCACGAAATTGTTCTAAAAATAACGATCGATAATCAGGAAGATTTAACCAGACAAAATTTAAAATCGGCTGATGTAGCCATCGATTTTAGTACGCCTGATTCGGTTTTAAAAAATATTGATGCCTGCTTTGATGCCAATGTGCCTATAGTTGTAGGTACAACAGGCTGGTATGGAAAACTCCAGGAAGTAAAAGACGATTGCAACAACAGTAACAATACCCTGCTTTATGGGTCTAACTTTAGTATTGGCGTAAATTTATTTTTTAAGCTTAACCAAACTTTGGCAAAGCTGATGAATAATTACCCTGCCTATGAGGTGCAGGTTGAAGAAATTCATCATACACAAAAACTGGATGCACCAAGTGGTACAGCGATTACCCTTGCAGAAGGGATTGTAGACAACCTGGACAGAAAACAGGAGTGGTTAAACGAAGTGGTAGGAACAGATGTTGAATTGTTTCCGAAATCGGAACAGTTGCTGATAGAATCGCATAGGATAGAAAATATTCCAGGTACACATACTGTAATTTACAGTAGTGAGGTAGATGAAATAGAAATTAAACACACTGCCCATAATAGAGCTGGTTTTGCTTTAGGTGCAGTTGTGGCGGCAGAATGGCTGAAAGATAGAAGAGGATTTTTTAGCATTACTGATATTTTTGAATAA
- a CDS encoding signal peptidase I (product_source=KO:K03100; cath_funfam=2.10.109.10; cog=COG0681; ko=KO:K03100; pfam=PF10502; superfamily=51306; tigrfam=TIGR02227; transmembrane_helix_parts=Inside_1_22,TMhelix_23_42,Outside_43_397), which produces MNYKFWQRKKDAPKKKKTKTREWVDAIVFAVVAATIIRVFFIEAYTIPSGSMERSLLIGDFLFVSKVNYGARIPMTPVAFPFAHHTMPLTTSTKAYWDGVQWKYHRLPGLSKIKRNDVVVFNFPEGDTVAVENQAESYYALERSMGRQQVRSTFTIIDRPVDKRENFIKRCIGIPGDVISMSNGVANVNGKNEPLKNTGMMPYRIEFKTMDFNYSVLDEFKLNLGGTPAVADKTYVVDASPEIADKLKAFDFVKSVTLSPDPAGAVPGGVFPNDPNRVWNRDNFGPIKIPSKGWTVKIDSNTMPLYYRAIRTYEGNKVEQKAGVWYINDKVATTYTFKMDYYWMMGDNRHNSADSRYWGFVPEDHIVGKALFVWMSWDSTASFLHKIRWSRLFMGIH; this is translated from the coding sequence ATGAATTATAAATTCTGGCAACGAAAAAAAGATGCCCCAAAGAAGAAAAAAACTAAAACCCGTGAGTGGGTTGATGCAATTGTTTTTGCAGTAGTGGCAGCAACCATCATCCGCGTATTTTTTATTGAGGCTTACACCATTCCATCGGGGTCGATGGAAAGATCTTTACTTATTGGCGATTTCCTTTTTGTGAGTAAAGTTAATTACGGTGCGCGTATCCCGATGACTCCGGTTGCTTTTCCTTTTGCTCACCATACTATGCCTTTAACTACTTCTACCAAAGCTTATTGGGATGGTGTGCAGTGGAAATATCATCGTTTACCGGGTTTATCTAAAATTAAGAGAAACGATGTTGTAGTGTTCAACTTTCCCGAAGGAGATACTGTTGCCGTAGAAAACCAGGCAGAAAGTTATTATGCATTAGAACGCAGCATGGGCCGGCAGCAGGTTAGAAGCACATTTACGATAATAGACCGTCCGGTAGATAAACGTGAGAATTTTATTAAAAGATGTATAGGTATTCCGGGCGATGTAATTTCGATGAGCAATGGTGTTGCCAATGTAAATGGCAAAAATGAGCCTTTAAAAAACACGGGTATGATGCCATATCGCATCGAGTTTAAAACCATGGATTTTAATTATTCTGTACTTGATGAATTTAAACTGAATTTAGGTGGAACACCTGCCGTTGCAGATAAAACATATGTTGTAGATGCCTCGCCAGAAATTGCCGATAAATTAAAAGCATTTGATTTTGTGAAATCAGTTACCTTAAGTCCAGATCCTGCCGGAGCTGTTCCGGGAGGTGTTTTTCCGAACGATCCAAACAGGGTATGGAACAGGGATAACTTCGGCCCGATTAAAATCCCTTCAAAAGGATGGACGGTTAAAATCGATAGCAATACCATGCCGTTGTATTACAGGGCGATTAGAACCTACGAAGGGAATAAAGTAGAGCAAAAAGCAGGTGTTTGGTATATTAATGATAAAGTGGCTACTACTTATACTTTTAAAATGGACTACTATTGGATGATGGGTGATAACCGCCACAATTCGGCCGATTCGCGCTATTGGGGTTTTGTACCCGAAGATCATATTGTTGGTAAAGCCTTATTTGTTTGGATGAGTTGGGATAGTACCGCATCTTTCTTACATAAAATAAGATGGAGCAGGTTGTTTATGGGCATCCATTAA
- a CDS encoding hypothetical protein (product_source=Hypo-rule applied): protein MFFFHKFVVNQIKLSNYDFKIDPQRVDNLDMKASLLASRYY, encoded by the coding sequence ATGTTTTTTTTTCATAAGTTTGTTGTAAACCAAATTAAACTAAGTAATTACGATTTCAAAATTGATCCGCAGAGAGTTGATAATTTAGATATGAAGGCTTCATTGCTCGCTAGTCGTTATTATTAA